One Sciurus carolinensis chromosome 10, mSciCar1.2, whole genome shotgun sequence genomic window carries:
- the Fgfrl1 gene encoding fibroblast growth factor receptor-like 1, which yields MGPYLPSLLSAALPPPGARARRGARPRPRGSTGSRGPGPCAGDRAPTLVATCEMLLSPVLLLLLLLPPPLLLLGALPPAAAARGPPRMADKVVPRQVARLGRTVRLLCPVEGDPPPLTMWTKDGRTIHSGWSRFRVLPQGLKVKEVEAEDAGVYVCKATNGFGSLSVNYTLVVMDDVSPGRESPGPSGSSGGQEDPASQQWARPRFTQPSKMRRRVIARPVGSSVRLKCVASGHPRPDIMWMKDDQALTRPEASEHRKKKWTLSLKNLRPEDSGKYTCRVSNRAGAINATYKVDVIQRTRSKPVLTGSHPVNTTVDFGGSTSFQCKVRSDVRPVIQWLKRVEYGAEGRHNSTIDVGGQKFVVLPTGDVWSRPDGSYLNKLLIARARQDDAGMYICLGANTMGYSFRSAFLTVLPDPKPPGPPVAPSSSTSGLPWPVVIGIPAGAVFILGTVLLWLCQAKKKPCAPVSAPPVPSHRPPGAPRDRGSGDKDAPALAAGLCAEHGSPGAPPHLLGPGAAAGPTLYSRLYTDVHTHTHSHTHAHVEGKVHQHQHVHYQC from the exons ATGGGACCATACCTGCCCTCG CTTCTCTCCGCCGCACTTCCTCCGCCTGGAGCTCGGGCGCGGAGGGGGGCCAGACCCCGACCCCGTGGCTCTACTGGGTCTCGCGGCCCTGGGCCCTGCGCCGGTGACCGCGCCCCCACCCTAGTCGCGACCTGCGAGATGTTGCTGAGCCccgtgctgctgctgctgctgctgctgccgccgccgctgctgctgctgggggCCCTCCCGCCGGCGGCTGCCGCTCGAG GCCCTCCGAGAATGGCAGACAAGGTAGTCCCGCGGCAGGTGGCCCGACTGGGCCGCACTGTGCGGCTGCTGTGCCCAGTAGAGGGGGACCCACCACCGCTGACCATGTGGACCAAGGACGGCCGCACGATCCACAGCGGCTGGAGCCGCTTCCGGGTGCTGCCCCAGGGGCTGAAGGTGAAGGAGGTGGAGGCGGAGGATGCGGGCGTGTACGTGTGCAAGGCCACCAATGGCTTCGGCAGCCTCAGCGTCAACTACACTCTCGTGGTGATGG ACGACGTCAGCCCAGGGAGGGAGAGCCCAGGGCCCAGCGGCTCCTCGGGGGGCCAGGAGGACCCTGCCAGCCAGCAGTGGG CACGGCCCCGTTTCACCCAGCCCTCCAAGATGCGGCGCCGGGTGATCGCACGGCCCGTGGGCAGCTCTGTGCGGCTCAAGTGTGTGGCCAGCGGGCACCCCCGGCCTGACATCATGTGGATGAAGGATGACCAGGCTCTGACGCGGCCGGAGGCCAGTGAGCACAGGAAGAAGAAGTGGACCCTGAGTTTGAAGAACCTGCGTCCTGAGGACAGCGGCAAGTACACCTGCCGAGTGTCCAACCGGGCGGGCGCCATCAACGCCACCTACAAAGTGGACGTCATCC AGCGGACCCGCTCCAAGCCGGTGCTGACGGGCTCGCACCCCGTGAACACGACCGTGGACTTCGGGGGCTCCACCTCCTTCCAGTGCAAGGTGCGCAGTGACGTGCGGCCCGTGATCCAGTGGCTGAAGCGGGTGGAGTACGGCGCCGAGGGCCGCCACAACTCCACCATCGACGTGGGCGGCCAGAAGTTCGTGGTGCTGCCCACGGGCGACGTGTGGTCGCGGCCCGACGGCTCCTACCTCAACAAGCTGCTCATCGCGCGCGCCCGCCAGGACGACGCGGGCATGTACATCTGCCTGGGCGCCAACACCATGGGCTACAGCTTCCGCAGCGCCTTCCTCACGGTGCTGCCAG ACCCCAAGCCGCCGGGGCCGCCCGTGGCCCCCTCGTCCTCGACCTCGGGCCTGCCGTGGCCCGTGGTCATCGGCATCCCGGCCGGCGCCGTCTTCATCCTGGGCACCGTGCTGCTGTGGCTCTGCCAGGCCAAGAAGAAGCCCTGTGCTCCTGTGTCTGCACCCCCGGTGCCCAGCCACCGTCCCCCCGGGGCACCCCGGGACCGCGGCAGTGGTGACAAGGACGCGCCTGCCCTGGCCGCGGGGCTGTGCGCGGAGCATGGGTCCCCGGGCGCCCCCCCACACCTGCTGGGCCCGGGAGCGGCTGCCGGCCCCACGCTGTACTCCAGGCTCTACACGGacgtgcacacgcacacgcactCGCACACGCACGCCCACGTGGAGGGGAAGGTCCACCAGCACCAGCACGTCCACTACCAGTGCTAG